TGCTCACCGACGTGAACTGAATACGCACCGGCGTCGGACTGTCTGAGGCCGTCGCGGTCTATCCGACCCAGTTCGGTCGCCGAGAGTTCGATCTCGACCGTGGCCGCCTCACCGCCGTCGAGCGAGACGCGCTCGAAACCGCGCAGTTCGCGGACCGGTGTGATACGAGAGCTCGCGTGGTCGGTGACGTACGCCTGTACAACGTCGGTTCCCGGTCGATCGCTGACGTTTGCAACGGGCACTCGAACCGTCGTCGTCTCGTGTGGCCCGATGGTCGGTTTCGTCAGCGTCACGTCACCGTACTCGAAGTCGGCGTAACTGATTCCGTGACCGAACTCGAACAGCGGGTCGTACGAGGAGAGATGTTCGTCCTGACCGATTGGGGTCGGATGTGGGAAGTGGTTGAACCGCGTCTGGAGGTGCCCCTCGGACTTCGGAACGGAGATCGGGAGCCGACCGCCGGGATCGTTCGCTCCGAAGAGCGTCTCGGCGACGGCCCGTCCGCCCATCGTCCCGGGGTAGTAGGCCATGAGGATCGCGGGGACGTGCTCGACCATCCAGTCGACGACGAGCGGTCGACCCGTGACCAGTACGCCGACGACGGGCGTTCCCGTCTCGTGAATCGCCTCGACGAGATCTCGCTGGGCGTCGGGGAGGTGAAGCGTCTGTCTGTTCGGGAACTCGTCGGGTTCGGTGCCGGTGTCGACGCTCGGACCGAACTCGTGGAGGTACCACGGTTCACCGACGGCGACGACGGCCACGTCCGCGTCTGCAGCTGCTTCGGCGGCCGCGTCCACGTCGAGCGTGTCGTTCATCGTTGCCCCCTGTTCGTAGACGACGGTCCCGGACGACAGCGTCTCGATGCCGTCACGTATCGTCACGACGTCGGTCCCCTCGGGGTCTGGAACGCTCCAGCCACCGAGCTGGTGGACCACGTCGTCGGCGTTCGGACCAGCGACGAGTACGTCCGCATCGTCGTCGAGGGGCAGGACGGCGTCGTTTTGCAGCAGCGTCATCGAATCGCGCGCCACGTCGAGAGAGGCCTGGCGGTGAGCGTCGGCACCGACGACCTCACGCGCCTCGTCCGGGTCGACGAAGGGATCCTCGAAGAGACCCAGTCGGAACTTCTGTTCGAGGAGCCGCTCGACGCTCTCGTCGACGACGGCCTCGGCTACGTGCCCGTCCTCCACCAGGGAGACGAGGTGTTCGGCGTGGGCGACACTGTCGACGGATGCGATGTCCAGTCCCGCTTCGCGGGTCTGGCGGACTGACTCGCGGTGGTCCGAAGTGATCTTGTGGTCCTCGTCGAGCATCGTCACGCCGCCCCAGTCGGAGACCACCGTTCCCTCAAAGCCCAGTTTTCCGCGGAGCAAATCCGTCAGGTACCGTCGTGATCCGTGCGCAGGCTCGCCGTCGATACCGTTGTACGAGGGCATCACGGATTCGACATCTTCGTCCAGCGCGTCGAGGAACGAGGGCAAGAAGACGTTTCGAAGCAGATACTCGGACACTTCGACCGGAGCAGCGTCTTCGCCGCGGGCGGGTTCGCTGTAGGCGGGGAAGTGTTTCGCCGTCGCGATGACCGACGACGGGTCTTCGATGCCGTCGCCCTGATAGCCACGGACCTTCGCGGCCGCCAGCTTCCCACACAGATACGGGCTCTCGCCGAACGTCTCGAACGTGCGGCCCCAGCGGGGATCACGGGCTACGTCACAGGTCGGAGAGTAGTTCTGGTGTGCGCCACTTCGCCGCACCTCTGTCGCCGTGATACTGGCTCCTCGTTCGACGGCCGCCGTGTCCCACGTGGCAGCGGCACCGAGCCCGTTGGGGAACGCCGTCCCCTCGGCGACGTAGGCGTGGCCGTGGACGGCGTCGACGTTGAACAGCAGTGGGATCCCGAGGCGCGTCTCGGAGAGCGCAACGTCTTGCAACCGGTTGACGTTCTCGACGATGTCGTCCAGACGCATATCGACGGCTCCACCCCAGCCAAACGACGCGACGGCACCGATACCGTGCTCCGTGATTTCCTCGGCCACGTCGTCGACGTCTTTGAACTCGTCAAGGTGGCCTGCCCACGTCCCGACCAGTTGGCCGACCTTCTCTTCGAGAGTCATGCGGTCCAAGAGGTCAGCGACACGTCTCGCGGTCGGGACGGTCGCATCCCTAAACAGGGGTTGCTTGTCACTTGACTGCATCACCCGAAGGATTTCATTAGGAGGATTTATATTTTTGGATGTTTGTGGAACCTGACGGCCGACAGCTCGGGAGTCCTCACGGAGAAGGCGCTATCTGTCGTCGTCCCGACTGCTGGCGAGCCTGGGCATTCGATCCTAAAACGGGTAGAGAACTCGATTGCCCGAGAACTGGCAGGCCAGTAGCTATCGAGAAACGCACGCTCCAGATATACCCAATGATCTTCCAAAATACTTATTGTGGGTGGGCAAACTCATCAGGGTGTACGCAATGTCCAACGCTACTGACGACTATAGCGACTTGATTAGCCGACGGCAGTTCGTCGAACTGACGGGAGTCTCCGGCGTCGCAGCCCTCGCCGGCTGTGGCGCGAATAGCAGTGATTCGGCCACCGAAAGCGGCGACAGCTCGACCACCGACGGCGACGACGACTCGCCCACCGACAGCACCGGCGGAACGAACGTGACCGACGCCACACTGACCGGCGCGACGAACAACGGCGTGCCGTCGAATCTGCACCTGAACCCGATGGCGACCCAGAATTACGACTGGACGGCCGGCAACCACCTCTTCGAGCGCTTTGCCGCCTACAATTTCACCACACAGGAGTTCGAGATGGCGGGGCTGGAGAGTTGGTCGTTCGAGGGCGAGACGGTCACTCTCACGCTGCGTGAGGGACTCACGTGGGACACCGGCGAGCCCGTCACCGCCGGTGACGTGATCACACAGTTCCGCTTGATGAAGAAGACCGAGGAGACACTGTGGGACTTCGCCGAGAGCGTCGAAGAAGGCGAGGACGACAAGACAGTCGTCATCACGCTCCAGGAGCCGTCGAATCCGGAAATCATCAAACACACGCTGGCGAACGGCGACCTCCGTATTCACGGGTACCAGCCAGTCTTCGACGAGTTCCTCGATCAGGACGCAGCGGCTATCCAGCAGTTCGAGTGGGAGGAAGACATCCACGGAAACGGTCCGTTCAGTCTGGAGTCGAAGAACGATCAGGCCTGGACGCTCTCGCGTAACGATAGTTTCCACGCCGCCGAGAACATCAACTTCAGCACGTACGAGCTCCTGAGCCGGCAAGACAACACCGCCCTCCAGCAGGGACTCATGGGCGGCGAGCTCGACGTGGTCACGAGCCTGTTCGCGCCGCCAACGATCGTCGCGAACTTCCCGGATCACGTCGAAGAGGTCACACTCCCGGCGAAGTGGGGATACGGGATCGTCTTCAACCACGACGATCCGGACTTCGGCAAGCGACCGGTTCGACAGGCAGTGGCCCACATCATCAACCGCCAGCAGATCGCCGACAACGCGGGTCCGCGCACCAAGAACCCCGCACCGAAGGTCACCGGTATCGCACCGAGCGACCAGGAGTCGTGGCTCGGTGACGCTTACGACAGCTTCGAGAGCTACGGGATGGATGCCACGCAGTCCGAGGCGGCCGCCACGCTGCTCCGGGATGCCGGCTACTCGAAGTCAGACGGGACCTGGCGCGACGAGGACGGCAACACCCTCGGTGGAAGCTACGTGACGCCGGCCGGGTGGACCGACTGGACGACTGCGACCAACACCGTCGTCGACCAACTGAACTCCTTTGGCTTCGACTTCGAAGTCAACTCGCTGCCCAACAGCGACTACTTCAGCACGTACATCAACTCCGACTTCACGATGGGCGCACTCTACTGGATGCCCGGCGGTGCTCGGTCCGCGTTCCCGTACTTCCCGCTGCGTTGGCAGCTGAACATCCCCGACATCGACGGTGGGCACAACTTCGCCGACGGCGAACACACCGTTCCCGCGATGGACGGCTCCGGCGAGATGACGTTGAACCCGCTCGAAGAGATCAGCAGTGTCGCGACGATGCAAGATCAAGCACAGGTCGACGAAGCGATCAAGCGTGTCGCGTGGCACCACAACCAGAATCTCCCAGTGCTTGGCCTCGTCGAGAAGTTGGATCAGTCGTGGCTCACCGACGCCGAGTGGAACGTGGTGTCGAGGAGCGACGATGCCCGCGGCGTCAAGTGGCCGTCACACTGGCTCCCCAAGCAGGGCAAGCTGAGTGCGACAGAGCAGTAATACTACCGAAGGAACGCAATGGTCAACTACTACGTGCGCCGAACGGCCAGAGTGTTCGTCACCGTCTTCATGGTGGCATCACTGACGTTCGGCCTGATCCGGTTACTCCCGGGCGGTCCGTTCACGCTGCTGCGCGCGCAGTTACTCAGACAGGGCGTGCCCGCCGACGAGGTCGACAGCAGGATCGCGAATCTCCAGAACATCCGCCCCGACGCACCCCTCTGGCAGCAGTACATCGACTACATGCTCGCGCTCGTTCAGGGGAACCTCGGAGAGTCGATCTCGCTCAACGAGCCGGTCGTGTCAGTCCTCGCCAGTTCGGCCCCGTGGACCGTCTTCGTCGTGCTCGTTTCGACGATCCTCGTGTTCGCCGTCGGCATCTTCCTCGGTGCGCTGCAGGCCTACTGGGAAGGCTCTCGGTTCGATCAGCTGTTTTCGGGCGTCTCGATCACGCTGATGTCGATCCCGTTCTACGTCGTCGCCGTCATGGCGCTGTACGTCTTCTCGTACCAGCTCGGCTGGCTTCCCACGGCGGGCACGGTCGGAAACGGGGTCGAACGACAACTCAGCGTCCCGTTCGTCGTCAGCGCGCTGGAACACAGCGTGCTGCCGATCTTCTCGTACACGCTGGGGGCCATCGGCGGCCAGGCCCTCGCAATGCGCGGGAACAGCATCCAGGTGCTGGGCAACGACTACGTACAGGTGGCTCGCCTGCGCGGTCTGTCGGATCGCCGTATCGCGACCCGATACGTCGCGCGAAACGCCATCCTGCCGATGTACACGGGCTTTCTGCTCTTGTTGGGCTTTCGCCTCGGCGGGACCGTCATCTTGGAGCAGATATTCTCCTACACCGGGCTGGGGTACTACCTGATTTCCGCGCTGAACGCCAACGATTACCCGCTGATGATGGGGACGTTCCTCGTCATCACGGTGGCGCTCATCCTCGGCGTGTACGTCGCGGACCTGACCTACAGCAAGATCGATCCACGGATTAGCGCAGGTGATTCAGATGAAGCATACTGAGACGGACAGCACCGACTGGCGAAGCGAGAGTGCATCAGCGTCCGACGTGACGACGAGCGAACGCGCCCGTGAGGTGTACGAAGAACGGATCCGAACCCCGCTCCTCGTCGCGTGGGCCGACTGGCGAACGCGAATCGGCAGCATCATCATCGGAGTGTATCTCCTGATGACCGGCGTCGCAGTGCTGGGTCTGTGGCGAGAGCCGGCAACGAGCCAAGCACCGCGCTATCTCATGCTGTTCGAGAACCTGAACTATCCGCTCGGGACGACCGCGTCCGGGACGGACCTGGCCGCACTCATCATTCACTCGACGCCGGACATCCTGCTGATGATCACCGCCGGTGCGGTGTGGGCGACGGTCGTCGCCGTCGCCATCGGCACCGTCGCCGGCTACAAGGGCGGTCGTGTCGACCGGCTGCTCATGTCGTTCTCGGACCTCGTGATGGCGATTCCGGGCCTGCCACTCGTGATCATTCTCGCGGTGACGCTCAATCCCGAGAACCCCATCCTGCTGGGCGTCATCATCAACATCAGCTACTGGGCCGGTCTCGGCCGGTCGCTGCGCTCGCAGGTGCTCACGATCCGCGAAAACGACTACGTCGAGGCGTCGCGTACCATGGGCGTCAGCACGCCACAGATCATCCTGAAAGACATCATTCCGAACCTGATGCCGTACGTGACGGTCAATTTCGTGTTCGCCGCACGGTACGTCATGTTCGCATCGGTGGGGCTGTACTTCCTCGGTGTGTTACCCTACTCGACGCAGAACTGGGGCGTCACCCTCAACTTCGCGTACAGCGGTGGCGCGCTCTTTTCGTTGAGTGCGGCCCACTGGCTGCTGGCACCGATGGCCGCGATCATGGGACTCTCGCTGGGTCTGATCCTCCTCGGACAGGGGCTGGATCGGGTCTTCAACCCACGCGTCCGCACTCGGATGGCCGGCGAATCGAACTCGACGGCGTCGGACGACGACGCCGACGTGACGGAGGTGCTCTAGCGTGACACCGGACATGGCAACGCGACGGCAGGGCGATCCAACGGCAGCGAATGACCCGGTCATCGAGATGCACAACGCCAGGGTCACGTACGACGACGGCGAGACGTTCGTGTTGGACGACGTGAGTATGGCCATCGAGCGCAGCGAAGTGGTCGGTGTCGTCGGCGAGAGCGGGAGCGGGAAGTCGATGTTCGCGTCGGCGATGCTCGACGCGATTCCCGACCCCGGGCGGCTCTCCGGCGACATCCGATATCACAAGGCCGACGGGACGACCATCGACGTCTTAGAGCTCGATCAGGAGGAACTCCGACAGTTCCGCTGGGAGGAGGTCGCGATGGTGTTCCAGGGTGCGATGAGTTCGTTCAACCCGACGATGAAGGTCGAGGGCCACTTCCGCGAGACGCTGAAGGCCCACGACACACACGTGACCGAGGGGATGGAGTTCGCTCGCGAACTGCTGACGGATCTGTATCTCGATCCCGAGCGAGTCCTCGACTCGTACCCCCACGAACTCTCGGGCGGGATGCAACAGCGCGCACTCATCGCGCTCTCGCTCGTCCTCGAACCGAACGTCCTCGTGATGGACGAGCCGACGGCCGCCCTGGACCTGCTGATGCAGCGGTCGATCCTGATGCTCCTCCAGGAGCTACAGGAGAAGTACGATCTCACGATGGTGTTCATCACGCACGACCTGCCGCTGGTCGCGGCACTGGCCGACCGGATGGCCGTGATGTACGCCTTCAGCCTCATCGAGGTCGCACCGCGTGATCAGCTCGTCGGCAACTCCGGACACCCGTATACGCGCGCGTTGCTCAACTCGACACCGAACCTCGACGCCCCGCTCGAAGAGATGCGTGCAATCGAAGGGCAGAGCCCGGCACCGGTCAACGTGCCGTCTGGCTGTTCGTACGCACCGCGCTGTCCGCTCGCGACCGACGAGTGTCGCGCCGACGACCCCGGCTTCTACGACAGCGGCTCCGAACACAGCACAGCCTGTCACCACTGGGAACAGGCGCGTGAAACCATCGACCTGAACTTCGAGGCCGGCGACGGCGATTCGACCGGAAGCGACACGGAGACCGAATCATGAGCCAGACCGACCACGTTGCCGACACGGCAACACAGACAGATTCCGACGAACCGCTGATCGCACTGGAGAACGCCGAAGTCCACTTCGAGAAAGAACAGGGGATGCTCGACTTCTTCGAGGACCCCGAGATCGTCAAAGCGGTCGACGGCATCTCGCTGGACATCGAAGAGAACGACGTGCTCGCGCTCGTCGGCGAGAGCGGGTGTGGGAAATCCACGCTCGGGAAGGCCACCATCGGGCTGCAGCGTCCGACCGCCGGGACCGTCCGCTATCGTGGACAGGACATCTGGGCGGCGAAGGACGGCCGCGGCGACGTCGATATCCCGTTCGACGAGATTCGCTCGTCGCTCCAGATCATCCATCAGGACCCGGGCAGTTCGCTGAACCCGAACCAGCGCATCCTCGAGATACTGTCACGGCCGATCAGTCTGACCCATCCAAACGCCGGTCGAGCCGAACGACGCGAGCGGATCTACTCGCTGCTCGAACGCGTCGGGATGAACCCGGCTCCGGACTTCGCCGACCGCTATCCCCACCAGCTCAGCGGTGGGGAGCAACAGCGCGTGGCACTCTCGCGTGCGCTCCTGATGAATCCGGACCTGATCCTCGCCGACGAGGCCATCAGCGCGCTGGACGTGTCGCTTCGCGTCGAGATGATGGACCTGATGCTGGATCTGCAAGACGACTTCGACACGTCGTTCGTGTTCATCTCACACGACCTCTCGAACGCCCGCTACTTCGCGGAACACGGGAACGGACGGATCGGCGTGATGTATCTCGGTGAAATCGTCGAACTCGGACCGGCCGAACAGCTGATAGAGGAGCCAGCCCATCCCTACACGAACGTCCTGCGCTGGGCGACGCCGGACCTCTCGCTCGACGCCGCTGGCGCGAGCGAACCGCCGATGCGGAAGATCGACATCCCAGACCCGGTGAATCCGCCGAGCGGCTGCCGGTTTCACACGCGCTGTCCGGAAGCACGAGAGGCGTGTCGCGAGTCACAGCCGGCACTCACGGGAGAGCCAGCGGCACACCGCACCGCGTGTTTCCGCAGCCAACCGGACCACGAGTACTGGGACAGCGCTCCGCTGGAAGACTGACCGCTCGACGGTTCGGATTCCGATTACCGTCCGTCGGTCGCGGGACAGGGTGATCGATACGACAGCACCCGGAACGGTCGCCACCGATCGCGACGTGGTGGCGTCGTCGCCCGGCGACGCTGACCGAGACGTTAATGAACGTTCGGCCAGATGCGGAACGTATGGCATTCAGAGAGATCGTTATGGACGCCGCCTGCGAGCAGCGGAACCAGATCCCGCTGTTGCTCGCGGTCGTCATCGTGGTCGGACTGCTACTGGCGTTCTCGTTTCTGTTTCTCCAGCCAGGTAGCGCGGCGTACGTCATCGCGCTCGTAGATCTGCTACTCGTGGTCGGCTGTCTTGTCGTCTTCGGTGGCACGTACTGGTATTGTACGAAACGAGCGATGGAGAACTGACCGAGCTACGCATCGAGAAACGCGGCCGTCTCCTCGGCGAACGCTGCGATGTTGTCGTCAGTTTCGCTCGCCGCGGTATCCCTGAGCACGTCGGCGTACCGAGGCTCGTCGAGGAACCCCAGCGTTCGGATCGCCCGTGCTCTGATGGTCGGCACTTCCGCGTCGAGACACGCCACGACGGCGTCACCGACTGGTTCGACCGACGACGGACTCTCTCGCCCGAGTGAGCCGAGGACGTCGAGTGCTGCCCCGCGCACGACGAGGTCCTCGGCAGTCGTGAGGTCGGCGACGGCTTCGACGTGCGCAGCAATCGCCGAGGGCGCTTCGTCGGCCACCGCGACGGTGACGTTGGCGAGAATCTGGCGGGCGACTCGCTCGTGTTGCTGTTCGTCCCGTTCGTGCTGTCGGATCGTTCTGCTGGTGATCTGGTCGGAGACAGTGCCCGCGATCGAGTGATCGCCGTCGCCGTGGGCGGGTGGCCTATCGAGAGCATCGAGCAGGGCTCCGACGATCGGTGTACAGTGAGCCGGCTGCTGTGTCGCGACTGTCGCGAGCAGCTGTGCGCCCGCCAGCCGGACACCGCCGAGATCAGCGTCGGCAAGGGTCGCTACGACATCGAGCACGTCGGTGACCGCGTCCGCGTCGGTCGTCGCGATCTCGGCGAGCGCGGATGTAGCAGTCTGGACGACACCGGGGTTCTCGTCGGTCAGTGCCTGCCCGAGATCGTCGACGAGCGGTCGAACGGCGTCGATGTCGTCTGCTGCGAGCATCTCGCAGGCGCGCGCACCACGCTGGCGGACGGCCGCAGCGTCGGCGTCGAGTGCATCACGAATCGCGACCCGCTCGACCGAGTCGAGGGAGCCATCGCCCAGTACCACCGCTTCCAGAGAGCTTCGACCGGTACCGCTCATACTGAAAACCTTTCGACCCGATGGCGCAAATACGTACCGGTACGACGCGATGGCACGCGGCTGTCGCCACGAGACAGAACGTCGGCGATGGTTCGACCGGGTCCGGAAACGTCTCGACGTGAAACGTCCCGCCGACGGCATGACGAGCGGACAGCTCCGCCGATCGCTCTCTTTGCCGCCACTGATCTCGGTCGTGATCGCCTCGTCGTCGACAAGATCTGAGTTGGTCGATAACGTGTGCCTCCGAACAAGCATACAGTATCATACAGGACATTATTTCATCCACTAAAATATTCAAAGGCAGTACGTGGCACTTCCGAAGAGGTAATTATACTGTAATGTATCCGCAGTAATAACAGATTTCGATGATGAGTTCTCACAGTCGCGGATCGAGTGTCCGACAAACGGAAGAGAATAACAGAAGTACAGTAGTTAGTCTGTGGGGAACGGGAGTGACACAGATCGATGTTTCTCATTCACAACTGCTGATCGGGGGAGGGATGTCCCAGCAGCTGGTACGTTCGAGGTCACCAGGCGTTTCCAGAAGGCGTATATCACCAGCAGAAAACGAATTTCGCCATCATTTTCCGCATTCTCTATACATATATAGCCATCTGTGTATAATATGTCTCAGATAGACGATCTAATACACAAAGTGCGCCAAATTCTCGCATACTTGTATGCGCTTCTCTATATCTTTTTCATAGATGAGTCATTCAGCCTGTTTAGTGTGTATATTTAGCACTCAAGGCGAAAATATGAATCGGTCGTGGCCCATTTGAGATCGAGTGTCGTCCAGTTCGGTGACAGCCAGTGGTCGTTCAGAGATTGCAAACAGTACCGCAAGTCCATCGACCGTGGTCACTGTGTGAGTCTCCCAGCGGTGAGTCGAACGATGAACTCCCGAGAAGGGGACAGTATCACGAGACTAGTTCGTGTCTGTCCCCAATCCAGTGATCGGTTTGAAATTCGAAATCGAGATCTCTGGTAGGCGTCTCTCGCTGAATGTTTCTCATCCTGAAATGCCCGTCTCAGTTGGAAGACATCGGAAACCGTCACCTATTCAACGTCCCGTGTTGTTACCCGACTACTATGGGTCTGTCACCAGACGGGAGAGTCGAACAGACGGATATCTATCGCGAGCTCGGGGTCCGGGAGGTCGTCAACGCCGCCGGGACGAAGACACGGATCGGGGGCAGCCTGATTCGGGAAGAAGCACTCGAAGCGATGAACAGCGCGGCCGAGGGGTTCGTCGAACTCGGCGACCTGCAGGCGCGAGCCAGCGAACTGATCCGCGATGTCACCGGGGCCGAAGCGGGATACGTCACCTCGGGTGCCGACGCGGGCCTGCTGCTCGGCGCAGCGGCCGCCATCGCCGGCTCGGACGTACAGGCGATGGATCGCCTCCCAGACACCGACGGGCTGGCCGACGAGATCGTCATGCCCCGGACCCACCGGACGGGCTACGACCACGCGCTCCGGGCCGCGGGCGCGACGATCGTCGACGTGGGGACCAACGACTTCCACCTCGGGACTGGCGCGACCAACGTCGAGCCGTGGGAGATCGAGCGCGCCATCGGCGAGGACACCGCCGCCGTCGGCTACGTCCAGAAGAGCTACACCCAGCCCGACCTCGAGACGGTCGTCGAGATCGCCCACGACCACGACGTGCCGGTGATCGTCGACGCCGCCGCGGAGGTCCCGCCGATCGACAACCTCGAACGGTTCGTCGAGACCGGCGCGGACCTCGTCGTGTTCAGCGGCGGGAAGGCCATCCGCGGCCCCCAGACCACCGGGATCGTTGCCGGCCGACAGGATCTCATCCAGTCGATCGCGCTCCAGCACCTCGACATGCACGTCGCTCGCGAGGCGTGGGAGCCGCCCCGCGAGCTGATCGATCCCGACAGCGTCGACGGCGTCCCGCGTCAGGGGATCGGTCGTCCGATGAAAGTCGGGAAAGAGGAGCTGGCCGGACTGATCCGCGCGCTGGAAGTGTTCGTCGACCTCGACTACCAGGCGCTCAGCGACGAGTGGCAGCGCCAGGCCGAACGCGCTGCCGACGGGCTCGCCGACGAAAAACACCTGACGGCGACCGTCACCGGCGGCGAAGGCGAGAACGTCTCGCCGGTCGTCGAGGTCACCCTCGACGAGACGCTGTCGGCGGTCGAACTCGTCCGGGCGCTCCGAGACGAGGACCCGCGCGTCTACGTCGGCGCGGACGGGATGGGCGACAACGAGATCGCGATCAACCCGATGTGTCTCGACGACGAGGAACTCGACTACGTCGTCGAACGGATCCGCGATAATCTGTAGGCGGCCGTCCGCCACGCTCGCGATCACCCGCACTTATTGTCGAGCCACACGAGCGGTCCCACATGGAAATCACGGACTACGAGCTGTACGGGGTACCGCCGCGGTGGCTGTTCCTGCGTCTGGAGACGGACGAGGGGGTCACCGGCTGGGGAGAGCCAGTCGTCGAGGGCCGAGCCGAGACCGTCAGGGCAGCCGTCGAGGAGATCATGGACTCGTACCTGCTGGGGAAAGACCCACGTCGCATCGAGGACCACTGGCAGGCGATGTATCGGGGGAGCTTCTACCGGGGCGGTCCGATCCTGATGAGCGCCATCGCTGGGATCGATCAGGCGCTGTGGGACATCAAGGGCAAGCAGTACGGGCTGCCGGTCCACGAACTGCTGGGCGGGCGCAGCCGAGACAAGATCAGAGTGTACCAGTGGGTCGGCGGCAACCGACCCGAGGAGCTGGCCGACGAGGCCGACCAGCTGGTCGACGCCGGCTACACGGCGCTGAAGATGGACGCGACCCACCAGATGCGCCACATCGAGTCACGGGAGACGATCGAGGAGATCGTCGATCGCGTCGAGCACGTCCGCGAGGCGGTCGGCGATCACATCGACATCGGCGTCGACTTCCGCGGGCGCGTCTCGAAGTCGATGGCGAAGACGCTGACCCACCGTCTCAGCGATCTCGGTCTGATGTTCATCGAGGAGCCGGTGTTGCCCGAGAACGTCGAGCACCTGCCGGCGATCGCCGCACAGACCCGCGCCCCGATCGCCGCGGGCGAACGGCTCTACTCCCGGTGGGACTTCAAACGGCTGTTCGAGACGGGAGCCATCGACGTGATCCAGCCGGACGTGTCCCACGCAGGCGGGATCTCCGAGATGGTCAAGATCGCCAACACCGCCGAGACCCACGACGTGGCCGTCGCACCAAACTGCCCGCTGGGCCCGATCGCGCTGGCGGCCTCGCTACAGGTCGACACCTACGTCCCGAACTTCTTCGTGCAGGACCACGGCTTCGACATCCACCTCCCCGCGTCCGATCGGACCCACCAGTACGTCACGGACGATCCGTTCGTGTTCGACGACGGCTACGTCGAGGTGTTGGACGATCCTGGACTGGGAGTCAACATCGATCGATCGCTCGTCGAGGAGCGTGCCGAGGCCAACGTCGACTGGCACAATCCAATATGGCGACACGAAGACGGGAGTATCGCCGACTGGTAACGTGAACACTTATCACGCTTAGGCAGTAATGTGTCCGTATGGCTACGGGGGACACCGGAGGGACATTGACCGCGCTAGGCAAGACGTTCAGGATTGTCGAATACATGACCGAGACGGAC
Above is a genomic segment from Halomicrobium sp. LC1Hm containing:
- a CDS encoding oligopeptide/dipeptide ABC transporter ATP-binding protein is translated as MSQTDHVADTATQTDSDEPLIALENAEVHFEKEQGMLDFFEDPEIVKAVDGISLDIEENDVLALVGESGCGKSTLGKATIGLQRPTAGTVRYRGQDIWAAKDGRGDVDIPFDEIRSSLQIIHQDPGSSLNPNQRILEILSRPISLTHPNAGRAERRERIYSLLERVGMNPAPDFADRYPHQLSGGEQQRVALSRALLMNPDLILADEAISALDVSLRVEMMDLMLDLQDDFDTSFVFISHDLSNARYFAEHGNGRIGVMYLGEIVELGPAEQLIEEPAHPYTNVLRWATPDLSLDAAGASEPPMRKIDIPDPVNPPSGCRFHTRCPEAREACRESQPALTGEPAAHRTACFRSQPDHEYWDSAPLED
- a CDS encoding HEAT repeat domain-containing protein, which produces MSGTGRSSLEAVVLGDGSLDSVERVAIRDALDADAAAVRQRGARACEMLAADDIDAVRPLVDDLGQALTDENPGVVQTATSALAEIATTDADAVTDVLDVVATLADADLGGVRLAGAQLLATVATQQPAHCTPIVGALLDALDRPPAHGDGDHSIAGTVSDQITSRTIRQHERDEQQHERVARQILANVTVAVADEAPSAIAAHVEAVADLTTAEDLVVRGAALDVLGSLGRESPSSVEPVGDAVVACLDAEVPTIRARAIRTLGFLDEPRYADVLRDTAASETDDNIAAFAEETAAFLDA
- a CDS encoding aminotransferase class V-fold PLP-dependent enzyme; translation: MGLSPDGRVEQTDIYRELGVREVVNAAGTKTRIGGSLIREEALEAMNSAAEGFVELGDLQARASELIRDVTGAEAGYVTSGADAGLLLGAAAAIAGSDVQAMDRLPDTDGLADEIVMPRTHRTGYDHALRAAGATIVDVGTNDFHLGTGATNVEPWEIERAIGEDTAAVGYVQKSYTQPDLETVVEIAHDHDVPVIVDAAAEVPPIDNLERFVETGADLVVFSGGKAIRGPQTTGIVAGRQDLIQSIALQHLDMHVAREAWEPPRELIDPDSVDGVPRQGIGRPMKVGKEELAGLIRALEVFVDLDYQALSDEWQRQAERAADGLADEKHLTATVTGGEGENVSPVVEVTLDETLSAVELVRALRDEDPRVYVGADGMGDNEIAINPMCLDDEELDYVVERIRDNL
- the dgoD gene encoding galactonate dehydratase — its product is MEITDYELYGVPPRWLFLRLETDEGVTGWGEPVVEGRAETVRAAVEEIMDSYLLGKDPRRIEDHWQAMYRGSFYRGGPILMSAIAGIDQALWDIKGKQYGLPVHELLGGRSRDKIRVYQWVGGNRPEELADEADQLVDAGYTALKMDATHQMRHIESRETIEEIVDRVEHVREAVGDHIDIGVDFRGRVSKSMAKTLTHRLSDLGLMFIEEPVLPENVEHLPAIAAQTRAPIAAGERLYSRWDFKRLFETGAIDVIQPDVSHAGGISEMVKIANTAETHDVAVAPNCPLGPIALAASLQVDTYVPNFFVQDHGFDIHLPASDRTHQYVTDDPFVFDDGYVEVLDDPGLGVNIDRSLVEERAEANVDWHNPIWRHEDGSIADW